A single genomic interval of Flavobacterium sp. N2820 harbors:
- a CDS encoding DUF6660 family protein has protein sequence MLTAYPCADKHNDVTTISSSSQAHSQHNHSHDEETDLCSPFCDCNCCGQQTLTFFEVQSFQFLVRFQEIKTSISFYKSTSFSNFYGSIWQPPQLV, from the coding sequence ATGCTTACTGCCTATCCTTGTGCAGATAAGCATAATGATGTTACTACTATTTCATCAAGTTCACAAGCTCACTCACAACACAATCATTCGCATGATGAAGAAACAGATTTATGTTCTCCATTTTGTGATTGCAATTGTTGTGGTCAACAAACATTAACCTTTTTTGAAGTTCAATCTTTTCAATTCTTAGTTCGATTTCAAGAAATAAAAACTTCCATTTCTTTTTATAAATCAACTTCGTTTTCAAATTTCTACGGAAGCATTTGGCAACCGCCACAGTTAGTGTAA
- a CDS encoding ubiquinol-cytochrome c reductase iron-sulfur subunit, giving the protein MNRKDFLKTCGFGCLATIAGISLLESCSSTQILSKEIKGSDLLVPITDFEINSNGKIEYKKYVIAQNEILQFPICIYRFNETEYMALLMECTHQGAELQVFGDKLQCAAHGSEFSNKGIVESGPASTDLRKFPIRIENNILKVSLK; this is encoded by the coding sequence ATGAATAGAAAAGATTTTCTTAAAACATGCGGTTTTGGTTGTTTAGCAACTATTGCAGGTATTTCTTTATTAGAAAGCTGTTCCTCAACACAAATCTTGTCAAAAGAAATAAAAGGTTCAGATCTTTTAGTTCCAATTACTGATTTTGAAATTAATTCAAATGGAAAAATAGAATATAAAAAATACGTTATCGCTCAGAATGAAATATTACAATTTCCTATTTGTATTTATCGATTCAATGAAACAGAGTATATGGCATTGTTAATGGAATGTACACATCAAGGAGCAGAACTTCAAGTCTTCGGAGATAAACTTCAATGTGCAGCTCATGGTAGTGAATTTAGCAATAAAGGAATTGTTGAAAGCGGTCCCGCAAGCACAGATTTAAGAAAATTTCCAATACGAATAGAAAATAATATTTTAAAAGTTTCATTAAAATGA
- a CDS encoding di-heme oxidoredictase family protein, translating into MADPNDSDGDGISGVPNWITIPSYINPENALTQNGKYIGRFGKKAAAINLLHQTVNAYNQDMGITSTFNPIDVYTNEEIDPEVANVTVNDLVFYLKTLKAPIQRNQNDTEVIHGRNVFEQINCTGCHKSNLTTGYSPITGLSFKSFSPYTDMLLHDMGSGLDDGYTEGIAKTYEWRTPPLWGLGLSANSQGGQYFLMHDGRARSIEQAISMHGGEATGSRTAFNSLSQADKNAVLKFLKSL; encoded by the coding sequence ATGGCAGACCCAAACGATTCAGATGGTGATGGTATTTCAGGTGTACCCAATTGGATAACTATTCCAAGCTATATTAACCCTGAAAATGCACTAACTCAAAACGGAAAATATATTGGACGATTTGGTAAAAAAGCGGCAGCTATTAATTTATTGCATCAAACAGTAAATGCTTATAATCAAGATATGGGAATAACATCAACCTTTAATCCTATCGATGTTTATACTAATGAAGAAATTGACCCAGAAGTAGCAAATGTAACGGTTAATGATTTAGTGTTTTATCTTAAAACATTAAAAGCCCCTATCCAAAGAAATCAAAATGACACAGAAGTAATTCATGGTAGAAATGTATTTGAACAAATTAATTGTACAGGCTGTCATAAATCAAATTTAACAACTGGATATTCACCAATAACTGGATTATCATTCAAATCATTTTCACCTTATACTGATATGCTTTTGCATGACATGGGAAGTGGTTTAGATGATGGTTACACAGAAGGTATTGCAAAAACTTATGAATGGAGAACACCACCTTTGTGGGGATTAGGACTTTCTGCAAATTCACAGGGAGGTCAATATTTTTTAATGCACGATGGAAGAGCTCGTAGTATTGAACAAGCCATTTCTATGCATGGTGGTGAAGCAACTGGTAGTAGAACCGCATTTAATAGTCTTTCTCAAGCAGATAAAAATGCAGTACTAAAATTTTTAAAATCCTTATAA
- a CDS encoding ATPase — translation MEKHFNTIKETFEIQNGIKVYNFNWCLNYIEYQGKLIYGRSFKIEDIDHQTIFKLVIYAIRDEKKALELDLDLNKGILLSGPIGCGKTSIMALIRPFFYHKHDYKIKTCREISFEFAKNGFESLHHYTQKEHTQSRLTGYCFDDLGAEQNIKHYGNDLNVMAEIIISRYEDFVQNQSITHITTNLSASEIEALYGNRLRSRMRSMFNLITFSNESRDKR, via the coding sequence ATGGAGAAGCACTTTAACACCATCAAAGAAACTTTTGAAATCCAAAACGGAATCAAAGTCTACAACTTCAATTGGTGCTTAAACTACATCGAGTACCAGGGCAAACTCATCTACGGACGCTCATTTAAAATTGAAGATATTGATCACCAAACTATCTTCAAATTGGTTATTTATGCCATTCGAGACGAAAAAAAGGCTTTAGAGCTCGATTTAGACCTCAACAAAGGTATTTTATTATCGGGACCAATTGGATGCGGGAAAACGTCAATTATGGCATTAATTCGACCATTTTTTTACCACAAACACGACTACAAAATCAAGACATGTAGAGAAATATCTTTCGAGTTTGCAAAAAATGGCTTTGAATCACTTCATCATTACACCCAAAAAGAACACACTCAATCACGTTTAACCGGCTACTGTTTCGACGACTTAGGAGCAGAACAAAACATCAAACACTACGGCAACGACCTAAACGTAATGGCAGAAATAATCATTTCACGCTACGAAGACTTCGTTCAAAATCAATCCATCACCCACATCACCACAAACCTCTCCGCAAGCGAAATAGAAGCCCTCTACGGCAACCGCCTAAGATCAAGGATGAGGTCAATGTTCAACCTAATCACCTTCAGTAATGAATCCAGAGATAAAAGATAA
- a CDS encoding transcriptional regulator: MNYIKHLTGFFEKVSADYELNPTHISLYMAIFQLWNQNRFQNPISISRDELMRISKIASTATYHKCMKDLTEREYVIYKPSFNPFKGSILEVCNLDFYTKPVSKKELKKHATKSKNDQVIEQVDEQVTKQALNKHQTSSKHVPYINNINNTNSINLAKQEISKNENKLNFTNSIFDEVVESDLKVEKEKQKKLREKNKKKDENHSSITSSDCLSRPIGIEKLVSKFIKPTLEEAQIYFLEKNFTEIEAQRFFNYFESNGWLVGGRTKMKDWKAAARNWMLNARKFGNKTNASVQTEPKTINLNPKHLHVTNQKNYGEAL; this comes from the coding sequence ATGAATTATATAAAACATTTGACCGGCTTCTTCGAAAAAGTAAGCGCCGATTACGAGCTCAATCCCACCCACATAAGCCTATACATGGCCATTTTCCAACTATGGAATCAAAACCGCTTTCAAAATCCAATCAGCATTTCACGTGACGAACTAATGCGCATTAGTAAAATTGCATCGACAGCAACCTACCACAAATGCATGAAAGATTTAACCGAAAGAGAATACGTGATTTACAAACCATCATTCAACCCATTTAAAGGTTCCATTCTGGAAGTCTGTAACTTGGATTTTTACACCAAACCAGTTTCTAAAAAAGAACTAAAAAAGCATGCAACCAAGTCAAAAAATGACCAAGTCATTGAACAGGTTGATGAACAGGTTACTAAACAAGCTCTAAACAAGCATCAAACAAGCTCTAAACATGTACCTTATATAAACAATATAAACAATACAAACAGTATAAACTTAGCTAAGCAAGAAATTTCAAAAAATGAAAATAAATTAAATTTTACAAATTCAATTTTTGATGAGGTTGTAGAATCGGATTTGAAAGTTGAAAAAGAAAAACAAAAAAAGTTGCGCGAAAAAAATAAAAAGAAAGATGAAAATCATTCTTCTATCACTTCGAGCGATTGCCTGTCCCGTCCTATCGGGATCGAGAAGCTTGTTTCAAAATTTATAAAACCCACTTTGGAAGAAGCACAAATCTACTTCCTCGAAAAAAACTTCACCGAAATCGAAGCACAACGCTTTTTCAATTACTTCGAGAGCAACGGCTGGTTAGTCGGTGGCAGAACCAAAATGAAAGACTGGAAAGCTGCAGCAAGAAATTGGATGCTCAACGCTAGGAAGTTTGGAAATAAAACTAATGCTTCAGTTCAAACAGAACCCAAAACAATCAATTTAAACCCAAAACACCTCCACGTAACAAATCAAAAAAACTATGGAGAAGCACTTTAA
- a CDS encoding helix-turn-helix domain-containing protein has translation MNFNHKALFPETDNIELLQHQMVTKRDLLNFGNLLLREIKNSTTKSKTSEALPKPWLKSAEVREILKISPGTLQNLRINGTLKYKRIGGINYYNYEDIVKMLEK, from the coding sequence ATGAACTTCAATCACAAAGCCCTGTTCCCAGAAACAGACAACATTGAACTATTACAACACCAAATGGTAACGAAACGAGATTTGCTAAACTTTGGAAATCTATTACTACGAGAAATCAAAAATTCCACAACAAAATCAAAAACATCTGAAGCTTTACCAAAACCTTGGCTCAAATCAGCCGAAGTCCGTGAAATCCTAAAAATCTCCCCAGGCACCTTACAAAACCTCCGCATCAATGGGACATTAAAATACAAACGCATAGGCGGAATCAATTACTACAACTACGAGGACATCGTAAAAATGTTAGAAAAGTAA
- a CDS encoding RteC domain-containing protein, translated as MITTIKNNSLVDFEHELSLILNSNSNEVEKAKKIIIFIEDILKQLTDWLKHHVFETIQEEIKFFKEIKPNIVAKLIFYKEILSLVASLPLDKSKRIKHFEKKLDAINHFYRKNREFIKYIKSHSTHFDELYFTRKKYKDIFLNDCSVIIHDAKLCTSHDYLLAEVIAFELLALHIENRIDNLNQSCAITNNQFKSNLHWTEKKVDLVELIYALHEAKVFDNGQADIKEITHVFEKAFQIELEDNIYGNFNAIKKRKTDQTRFLSHLQKLLEDKIENDLN; from the coding sequence ATGATAACAACTATAAAAAACAACTCTTTGGTAGATTTTGAACACGAACTTTCTCTAATCCTTAACTCAAATTCTAATGAAGTAGAAAAAGCAAAAAAGATTATTATTTTCATTGAAGACATTTTAAAACAATTAACCGACTGGCTTAAACATCACGTCTTCGAAACCATTCAAGAAGAAATCAAATTCTTCAAGGAAATCAAGCCTAATATTGTAGCTAAACTTATTTTCTATAAAGAAATCCTTTCTTTAGTAGCATCTCTTCCATTAGACAAGAGCAAAAGAATAAAACACTTTGAGAAAAAACTGGATGCAATCAACCATTTTTACAGGAAAAATAGAGAATTTATCAAATACATTAAAAGTCATTCCACGCATTTTGATGAATTGTATTTTACCAGGAAAAAATACAAAGACATATTTTTAAACGATTGCTCGGTGATAATTCATGATGCTAAATTATGTACGTCACATGATTATTTGCTAGCGGAAGTAATTGCTTTTGAATTACTAGCATTACACATCGAAAACCGCATTGATAATCTCAATCAATCATGTGCAATTACCAACAATCAATTCAAATCTAATCTACATTGGACAGAAAAAAAAGTAGATTTAGTTGAACTCATTTACGCGTTACATGAAGCTAAAGTTTTCGATAATGGTCAAGCCGACATCAAAGAAATCACCCACGTTTTTGAAAAAGCGTTTCAAATAGAATTAGAAGACAACATCTACGGAAACTTCAATGCTATTAAAAAACGCAAAACAGATCAAACTCGATTTTTAAGCCATTTACAAAAGCTTTTGGAAGATAAAATCGAAAACGATTTAAACTAA
- a CDS encoding multicopper oxidase domain-containing protein — MDLQNIFSKKMLQIVLLLFVSQILFAQKIVRYDLYVRDTIVNYSGKEKRAIAVNGQIPMPTLTFTEGDIAEIYVHNELNETTSLHWHGLFLPNKEDGVPNLTQMPIQPGTTHKYTFPIIQNGTHWYHSHSGLQEQIGMYGMFIMNKKENDPTFRKGIDDLPTVPLILSEWTDLKPENVHRMLHNASDWFAIKKGSTQSYSEAIKQGHFKTKLGNEWKRMNAMDVSDVYYEKFLINGINESQLTQFKGGDKVRLRIANGGASSYFWLTYAGGKITVVASDGNDVEPVEVNRLLIAVSETYDVIVTIPANNTSYEFLATAEDRTKSASLYIGNGIKQLISPLPKLKYFEGMKMMNDMMKMNGELDDMGMSMSLNQMDMNVVMYPEITGEEIEKSKEATPKTEMHQEHSKHNKYDANALANITTLNYAMLKATEKTALPKDVEVKELRFELTGNMNRYVWSMDNKVISETDKILIKKGENVRITLYNGSMMRHPMHLHGHDFRIINGQGDYAPLKNVMDLMPMETNVIEFNANVEGDWFFHCHILYHMMAGMGRIFTYENQEPNPLIPNPKLAQRKLFADDRAFHFMAENDFATNGNDGMAMVQNTRWSLGAEWRLGYHDMHGYEAEFHLGRYIGKMQWLMPFIGFDWRYRDMEGEIEKNIFGQKNTKDHRAVFSAGFAYTLPMLVQFQAEVFQDGNLRLQLMREDIPVSKRLRMGFMVNTDTEYMLEARYILKRNLSLRTHYDSDMGFGFGLNLNY, encoded by the coding sequence ATGGATTTACAAAATATTTTTTCAAAAAAAATGTTGCAAATAGTACTATTACTTTTTGTATCACAAATCTTATTCGCTCAAAAAATAGTACGTTACGATTTATACGTTCGCGATACAATTGTTAACTATTCTGGAAAAGAAAAAAGAGCTATAGCAGTCAACGGTCAAATCCCAATGCCAACATTAACTTTTACAGAAGGCGATATTGCCGAAATTTACGTACATAACGAATTAAATGAAACTACTTCGTTGCATTGGCACGGATTATTTTTACCTAACAAAGAAGATGGAGTACCGAATTTAACCCAAATGCCCATTCAACCTGGCACAACGCATAAATATACATTTCCCATCATCCAAAACGGAACCCATTGGTATCATTCGCACTCGGGGTTGCAAGAACAAATAGGAATGTATGGTATGTTCATTATGAATAAAAAAGAAAACGATCCTACTTTTAGAAAAGGTATCGATGATTTACCAACTGTTCCTTTAATTTTAAGCGAATGGACCGATTTAAAACCAGAAAACGTTCACCGAATGTTACACAACGCTTCCGATTGGTTTGCCATAAAAAAAGGCTCAACACAAAGTTATAGTGAAGCTATCAAGCAAGGACATTTCAAAACCAAATTGGGTAACGAGTGGAAACGTATGAATGCCATGGATGTGAGCGATGTTTATTACGAAAAGTTTCTAATCAACGGAATAAACGAAAGTCAATTAACACAGTTTAAAGGAGGCGATAAAGTCCGACTGCGTATTGCTAATGGCGGTGCTTCCTCTTATTTTTGGTTAACCTATGCCGGTGGAAAAATAACGGTAGTAGCTAGTGATGGTAATGATGTAGAACCTGTGGAAGTAAATCGATTACTAATTGCTGTTTCAGAAACCTATGATGTCATAGTCACAATTCCAGCCAATAATACGTCATATGAATTTTTAGCTACTGCCGAAGATAGAACAAAATCCGCATCCCTTTACATTGGAAACGGTATCAAACAATTGATTTCACCCTTGCCAAAATTAAAATATTTTGAAGGGATGAAGATGATGAACGATATGATGAAAATGAACGGTGAGTTAGACGATATGGGAATGAGCATGTCTTTAAATCAAATGGATATGAACGTAGTTATGTATCCTGAAATTACGGGTGAAGAAATAGAAAAAAGTAAAGAAGCAACTCCTAAAACGGAAATGCATCAAGAACATTCAAAACATAATAAGTATGATGCTAATGCATTGGCGAACATCACCACACTTAATTATGCTATGCTAAAAGCCACAGAAAAAACAGCGCTACCAAAAGATGTAGAAGTTAAAGAACTTCGATTTGAGCTTACAGGAAATATGAACCGTTATGTTTGGAGCATGGACAACAAAGTAATTTCAGAAACCGATAAAATCTTAATTAAGAAAGGCGAAAATGTTAGAATTACGCTCTACAACGGTTCCATGATGCGCCATCCCATGCATTTGCACGGACATGATTTTAGAATCATTAACGGACAAGGGGATTATGCACCTTTAAAAAACGTAATGGATTTAATGCCAATGGAAACCAATGTAATAGAATTCAATGCTAATGTTGAGGGCGATTGGTTTTTTCATTGTCACATCTTGTATCACATGATGGCAGGCATGGGAAGAATTTTTACGTATGAAAATCAAGAACCCAATCCATTAATTCCTAATCCAAAATTAGCCCAACGCAAATTATTTGCTGATGACAGAGCTTTTCACTTTATGGCTGAAAACGATTTTGCTACCAATGGTAACGATGGTATGGCAATGGTACAAAATACTCGTTGGAGTTTAGGAGCAGAATGGCGTTTAGGCTATCATGATATGCACGGTTATGAAGCAGAATTCCATTTAGGAAGATATATTGGAAAAATGCAATGGTTAATGCCCTTTATCGGTTTTGATTGGCGTTACCGAGATATGGAAGGTGAGATAGAAAAAAACATTTTCGGACAAAAAAACACCAAAGACCATAGAGCTGTTTTCAGTGCCGGTTTTGCATACACTTTACCCATGCTTGTACAATTTCAAGCAGAGGTGTTTCAAGACGGAAATCTAAGATTACAATTAATGCGAGAAGATATCCCTGTTTCCAAACGATTACGAATGGGGTTCATGGTCAATACTGATACCGAATACATGCTAGAAGCACGATATATTCTAAAACGAAATCTCAGCCTAAGAACTCATTATGATAGCGATATGGGATTCGGATTCGGGTTGAATTTAAATTATTGA
- a CDS encoding DUF2911 domain-containing protein — MKKIFLFHLIILQSVFISAQNKVQIRTTSASPASSFEQEVGSAKIKIAYSRPLVRGRKIFGELVPFDKLWRTGASDCTVITTSEDIYFGNSILKAGSYSIFSIPSINEWTIIINTDITLHGETGYDEKKDVMRFKVPTEKSPYFYETFTIELNDINSKGEAFLKIFWENTMVKIPIKSKEDDMLLALIDQHIVKGKTQDANLLFQAANYYYSTNRDFKQAIKWLLDAEKLNPQNFHYPNLRQKIASENKDYASAIEAAKRAVSLADKEKMKKTIETLNNKIASWELLLKK, encoded by the coding sequence ATGAAAAAAATATTCCTATTTCACCTAATTATTTTACAATCAGTATTTATTTCTGCACAAAACAAAGTCCAGATAAGAACAACATCTGCAAGTCCTGCTTCATCATTTGAACAGGAAGTCGGCAGTGCAAAAATTAAAATAGCCTATAGTAGACCATTAGTAAGAGGCAGAAAAATATTTGGTGAGTTAGTGCCATTTGATAAACTTTGGCGAACTGGTGCAAGTGATTGTACCGTAATTACAACTTCTGAAGATATCTACTTTGGTAATAGTATATTAAAAGCGGGTAGTTATTCAATATTTTCAATTCCTTCAATTAATGAGTGGACAATAATCATTAATACAGATATAACTTTACATGGTGAAACCGGCTATGATGAGAAAAAAGACGTAATGCGTTTTAAAGTTCCCACAGAAAAAAGTCCCTATTTCTATGAAACATTTACAATTGAGTTAAATGACATTAATAGCAAAGGTGAAGCATTTCTAAAAATCTTTTGGGAAAATACTATGGTCAAAATACCAATTAAAAGTAAAGAGGACGATATGTTATTAGCGTTGATAGACCAACATATCGTTAAAGGAAAAACGCAAGATGCCAACTTATTATTTCAAGCAGCCAACTATTATTACAGTACAAATAGAGATTTCAAACAAGCAATTAAATGGCTATTGGATGCTGAAAAGTTAAATCCTCAAAATTTCCATTATCCAAATTTGAGACAAAAAATAGCATCGGAAAACAAAGATTACGCTAGTGCTATTGAAGCTGCAAAAAGGGCAGTATCATTAGCAGATAAGGAAAAAATGAAAAAAACTATAGAAACATTGAACAATAAAATAGCAAGTTGGGAATTGCTATTAAAAAAATAA
- a CDS encoding GDCCVxC domain-containing (seleno)protein, which yields MYNGKSVELKSTLTCPNCGYSKDEIMPTDACQFFYECEKCKTVLRPKQGDCCVYCSYGTVKCPPIQAGDNCC from the coding sequence ATCTACAATGGAAAATCAGTAGAATTAAAATCTACATTAACATGTCCAAATTGTGGGTATAGTAAAGACGAAATAATGCCAACCGATGCTTGTCAGTTTTTTTATGAGTGTGAAAAATGCAAAACAGTTTTAAGACCTAAACAAGGCGATTGTTGCGTTTATTGTAGTTACGGAACTGTAAAGTGTCCACCAATACAAGCCGGAGATAATTGCTGTTAG
- a CDS encoding heavy metal translocating P-type ATPase produces MTHTYTITGMTCNGCRSKVEKTLNAIDGVEAKVSLNPSIATITMEKHIPITQLQEALSAVGKYTIEIANDKMLQQATSNENTVKSCCSTHSHSDKKEIKIAVNANGKYYCPMHCEGEKVYDKAGDCPVCGMDLVKAPDLTLSKSLYTCPMHPEVISETPGSCPICGMDLVPMNPTDTEDQKTYKDLVKKMKIAVVFTVPIFAIAMIEMMPNNPLLKIMDATKWNWVQFILTLPVVFYACWMFFVRAFKSIITWNLNMFTLIGIGTGVAFLFSLVGMFFPNIFPNEFKTEHGTVLLYFEATTVILTLVLLGQLMEAKAHSQTSGAIKELLKLAPTEAILVIDGSDKVISIHDIKKGDLLRVKPGDKIPVDGKITDGESSIDEAMITGEPIPVDKKKDDNVIAGTINGNKSFVMIAEKVGSETLLSQIVQMVNDASRSRAPIQKLADSISKYFVPIVVIISAITFIIWAKFGPEPALVYGFINAIAVLIIACPCALGLATPMSVMVGVGKGAQSGVLIKNAEALENMNKVNVLITDKTGTITEGKPSVEKIYATNNNDNDLLQSIASLNQYSEHPLAQAVVNYGKTKSISLIEVKDFEAIAGKGVTGTVTNKKVALGNKKLMEQVKASISDDIENKIITEQKLGKTVSYIAVDGVAIGFVSIFDAIKESSSAAIKELIRQGVEVIMLTGDNENTAKAVADELGLAAYKAGCLPEDKLNEIKKLQAEGKIVAMAGDGINDAPALAQANIGIAMGTGTDVAIESAKITLVKGDLQGIVKAKNLSHAVMKNIKQNLFFAFFYNVLGVPIAAGVLYPVFGILLSPMIAALAMSFSSVSVIVNALRLRNLKL; encoded by the coding sequence ATGACACATACCTATACCATTACCGGAATGACTTGCAATGGCTGTCGTTCTAAAGTCGAAAAAACATTGAATGCTATTGATGGCGTTGAAGCAAAAGTTTCCTTAAACCCATCCATAGCTACTATAACAATGGAAAAACACATTCCAATAACACAGTTGCAAGAAGCATTATCTGCCGTTGGAAAATACACCATAGAAATAGCCAATGATAAAATGTTACAACAAGCAACCTCAAATGAAAATACTGTAAAATCTTGTTGCTCTACGCATTCCCACAGCGATAAAAAAGAAATCAAAATCGCTGTTAATGCTAATGGCAAATATTATTGTCCAATGCATTGTGAAGGCGAAAAAGTGTATGACAAAGCAGGCGACTGTCCTGTATGCGGAATGGATTTAGTCAAAGCTCCGGATTTAACTCTTAGCAAATCCCTATATACTTGTCCAATGCATCCAGAAGTAATTAGTGAAACACCAGGTTCTTGTCCTATTTGCGGAATGGATTTAGTGCCTATGAATCCAACTGACACAGAAGATCAAAAGACCTATAAAGATTTGGTCAAAAAAATGAAAATAGCGGTCGTATTTACAGTTCCCATTTTTGCAATCGCAATGATAGAAATGATGCCAAACAATCCGTTACTTAAAATAATGGATGCTACAAAATGGAATTGGGTACAATTTATACTTACACTTCCTGTTGTTTTTTATGCCTGTTGGATGTTCTTTGTTCGTGCCTTCAAATCTATTATTACTTGGAATTTGAATATGTTTACCCTTATCGGTATAGGAACCGGAGTTGCCTTTTTGTTTAGTTTAGTGGGTATGTTTTTTCCAAACATTTTTCCAAACGAATTCAAAACAGAACACGGAACAGTCTTGCTTTATTTTGAAGCCACAACAGTAATTCTAACATTGGTTCTATTAGGACAATTAATGGAAGCCAAAGCACACAGCCAAACTAGTGGAGCAATTAAGGAATTACTAAAACTCGCTCCTACCGAAGCTATTTTAGTAATTGATGGAAGTGATAAAGTAATTTCGATTCACGACATCAAAAAAGGGGATTTATTGCGCGTAAAACCCGGGGACAAAATACCAGTTGATGGCAAAATTACCGATGGAGAAAGTAGCATTGATGAAGCGATGATTACAGGCGAACCCATTCCAGTGGACAAAAAGAAAGATGACAATGTAATTGCAGGAACTATAAACGGTAACAAATCCTTTGTAATGATTGCCGAAAAAGTAGGTTCAGAAACACTACTCTCTCAAATCGTGCAAATGGTCAACGATGCTTCTCGTTCGAGAGCGCCAATCCAAAAATTAGCCGATAGCATTTCCAAATATTTTGTTCCTATTGTAGTAATTATATCAGCAATTACATTTATCATTTGGGCAAAGTTTGGTCCCGAACCGGCATTAGTATATGGTTTTATAAATGCTATTGCCGTTTTAATTATTGCTTGTCCGTGTGCGTTAGGATTAGCAACACCCATGTCAGTAATGGTAGGTGTTGGTAAAGGTGCACAATCAGGGGTTTTGATAAAAAATGCAGAAGCTTTAGAAAACATGAATAAGGTTAATGTTTTAATTACAGATAAAACAGGAACAATAACCGAAGGAAAACCATCGGTCGAAAAAATTTATGCGACCAATAACAATGATAACGATTTATTGCAAAGCATAGCTTCATTAAACCAATATAGTGAGCATCCATTAGCACAAGCCGTAGTCAATTATGGCAAAACAAAATCCATTTCATTAATCGAAGTAAAAGATTTTGAAGCCATTGCCGGAAAAGGAGTTACAGGAACAGTAACCAATAAAAAAGTAGCATTAGGTAATAAAAAACTAATGGAACAAGTAAAAGCTAGTATTTCTGACGATATAGAAAACAAAATCATTACCGAACAAAAATTGGGAAAAACTGTTTCATATATTGCTGTAGATGGCGTTGCAATTGGTTTTGTATCAATCTTCGATGCTATTAAAGAATCAAGTTCAGCAGCCATTAAAGAGTTAATACGTCAAGGTGTAGAAGTAATTATGCTCACAGGAGATAACGAAAACACAGCCAAAGCAGTTGCAGATGAATTGGGGTTAGCGGCATATAAAGCAGGATGTTTACCCGAAGACAAATTAAACGAAATCAAAAAATTACAAGCAGAAGGCAAAATTGTGGCCATGGCTGGCGATGGTATCAACGATGCACCGGCATTAGCACAAGCCAATATCGGAATAGCTATGGGAACAGGAACAGATGTCGCCATTGAAAGTGCCAAAATAACTTTAGTCAAAGGCGATTTACAAGGCATTGTAAAAGCCAAGAACTTAAGCCATGCTGTTATGAAAAACATCAAGCAAAATTTATTTTTCGCCTTTTTCTATAACGTATTAGGTGTACCAATTGCAGCAGGAGTTTTATATCCAGTTTTTGGAATTTTATTATCTCCTATGATCGCCGCTTTAGCAATGTCATTTAGTTCTGTATCTGTAATTGTAAATGCATTGAGATTACGAAATTTAAAACTTTAA